In Scophthalmus maximus strain ysfricsl-2021 chromosome 16, ASM2237912v1, whole genome shotgun sequence, the following proteins share a genomic window:
- the osbpl7 gene encoding oxysterol-binding protein-related protein 7 isoform X1 → MDSHGSSLNRSHSQASGLEKSSPSWNKPSHSRSSSTVSSRHSRQIIKDWEVIDDLHIEIHPAADSPPDMTTPGICEGYLLKRRKWPLKGWHKRYFVLEAGILRYSKNQQDVSRGRVQGSLDVGLAVMSINKKSNRIDLDAGDILYHMKVNAKSHELFYIWVTKLQAHRLFKKNEAAHAHGGFVHTSSPGAAAGQDQRNGDLSAAGAPHSAGAPGALPSANTGANSKVSAWLQQSQAPDTCAQDLNRCHLDLSELNRLIQRLQALEVGQAFTNGDLQKIISTQNLSLEKPKKPKSGKIWGHSRTLSRVEALGMPIRGITKSLSSSHLGSSSHHGASVPSIPDYVYSQLSPPTAASPEGKTIQQDICATSLRVLASLKSVHETLSQERQKLQAVWESNNIHQSNTLAEPAAGRRPSHGPPSVTPSEYFDASDDIICGSSSEVSEESGLSDGSTTNSEPEEGHASATRKYRASISRTPDSAVPKSTGRRTRLPSPCPDNSHVGLMAILYNNIGKDLARVSMPAALNEPVNLLQRLCEELEYSELLDTANNTADPYQRMVYIAAFAISGYSAATFRNRYKPFNPVLGETYECVREDRGFRFISEQVCHHPPISACHADSENFSFWQDQRWKNKFWGKSLEILPTGMVNVTLPRYGDHYEWNKVVTCINNVLSQQRYLEHYGEVTIQNLRSNVCTCKITFVKSRYWGSDTNKNEVQGAVLDQSGSVIHRFGGLWHEGIFCDTLPTPKCVWKPNPQPKDHLLFYGFSTFALELNELSARLRPLLPPTDSRLRPDQRMLEEGDVEESDRQKDAIEGFQRERRNQLAKRGEQHVPRFFEKAKDSCGRDVWLTNGTYWKIRESPGFAKTENITLW, encoded by the exons ATGGACTCGCACGGCTCGTCGCTCAACCGCAGCCACTCGCAGGCGAGTGGCCTGGAGAAGTCGTCGCCGTCGTGGAACAAGCCGTCCCACTCTCGGAGCAGCAGCACCGTGTCGTCCCGCCACTCCAGACAG ATTATCAAAGACTGGGAAGTGATCGACGACCTTCATATAGAAATTCACCCGGCGGCCGACAGCCCCCCGGACATGACGACCCCGGGCATCTGCGAAGGTTATCTTCtcaagaggaggaagtggccACTGAAAGGCTGGCACAAG CGATACTTTGTCTTGGAAGCGGGGATCTTGCGCTACTCCAAAAATCAACAAGAT GTCTCCAGGGGACGAGTGCAGGGCTCCCTGGACGTCGGCCTCGCTGTGATGTCCATAAACAAGAAATCGAACCGCATCGACTTGGATGCGGGGGACATCCTCTATCACATGAAGGTAAAC GCAAAGAGCCACGAACTCTTCTACATCTGGGTGACCAAGCTACAAGCCCACCGCCTGTTCAAGAAGAACGAGGCGGCTCACGCTCACGGCGGCTTCGTCCACACGTCGTCGCCCGGCGCTGCGGCCGGACAGGATCAGAGAAACGGAGATCTG AGCGCCGCAGGGGCGCCACATTCAGCCGGCGCACCAGGAGCTCTGCCCTCAGCCAACACTGGTGCCAACAGCAAGGTGTCCGCCTGGCTGCAGCAGAGTCAGGCCCCAGACACCTGCGCTCAAG ATCTGAACCGGTGCCATCTGGACCTGTCCGAGCTGAACCGCCTGATCCAGAGGCTGCAGGCGCTGGAGGTGGGCCAGGCCTTCACCAACGGGGACCTGCAGAAAATCATCAGCACGCAG AATCTCTCACTCGAGAAGCCGAAGAAGCCAAAGTCGGGGAAGATTTGGGGTCACTCTCGCACGCTGTCCCGAGTGGAGGCGCTGGGAATG CCTATTCGTGGGATTACCAAATCG CTGTCCTCCAGTCACCTGGGCAGCTCGTCTCACCACGGTGCGTCGGTCCCCTCCATCCCCGACTACGTCTACTCTCAGCTGTCGCCTCCGACCGCCGCGTCGCCCGAGGGCAAGACGATCCAGCAGGACATCTGTGCCACGTCGCTGCGAG TGCTCGCATCCCTGAAGTCGGTGCACGAGACTCTGTCCCAGGAGCGGCAGAAACTACAGGCGGTCTGGGAATCCAACAACATCCACCAGTCGAACACGTTGGCCGAG CCTGCAGCAGGGCGCCGTCCATCCCACGGGCCTCCCTCAGTGACTCCGAGTGAGTACTTTGACGCCAGCGATGACATCATCTGCGGCAGTTCCTCCGAGGTGTCGGAAGAATCGGGTCTGAGTGATGGAAGCACGACGAACTCGGAGCCAGAGGAAGGACACG CGTCAGCCACCCGGAAGTACCGTGCAAGCATTTCCAGGACTCCGGACAGCGCCGTTCCCAAAAGCACCGGCCGCCGAACCAGGCTCCCCTCTCCGTGTCCCGACAACAGCCACGTGGGCCTCATGGCGATCCTCTACAATAACATAG gtAAAGACCTGGCTCGCGTGTCCATGCCCGCCGCGCTCAACGAGCCCGTCAACCTGCTGCAGCGGCTGTGTGAGGAGCTGGAGTACAGCGAGCTGCTGGACACGGCCAACAACACGGCCGACCCCTACCAGAGGATG GTTTACATCGCTGCCTTCGCGATCTCCGGTTACTCCGCGGCGACGTTCAGGAACCGCTACAAACCCTTCAACCCGGTGCTGGGTGAGACGTACGAGTGCGTCAGGGAGGACCGCGGCTTCCGCTTCATCAGCGAGCAG GTCTGCCACCATCCGCCGATCTCCGCCTGCCACGCCGACTCGGAGAACTTCTCTTTTTGGCAAG ACCAGCGATGGAAGAATAAATTCTGGGGGAAGTCGCTGGAGATCCTGCCGACCGGGATGGTGAATGTGACTCTTCCGAG GTACGGCGACCACTACGAGTGGAACAAGGTGGTGACGTGCATCAACAACGTCCTCAGTCAGCAGCGCTACCTGGAGCACTACGGCGAGGTCACCATCCAGAACCTCAGGAGCAACGTCTGCACCTGCAAGATCACCTTCGTCAAG TCTCGTTACTGGGGTTCGGACACGAACAAGAACGAGGTGCAGGGCGCCGTGCTGGACCAGAGCGGGAGTGTGATCCACCGCTTCGGAGGCCTGTGGCACGAGGGCATCTTCTGCGACACTCTGCCGACCCCCAAATGCGTCTGGAAGCCGA ATCCCCAGCCCAAGGATCACCTGCTGTTCTACGGCTTCTCCACCTTCGCCCTGGAGCTGAATGAGCTCAGCGCCCGCCTGAGGCCTCTGCTGCCTCCGACGGACAGCCGCCTGCGCCCCGACCAGCG GAtgctggaggagggagacgtGGAGGAGTCGGACAGGCAGAAGGACGCGATCGAGGGATTTCAGAGGGAGCGGAGGAACCAGCTGGCCAAAAGGGGCGAGCAGCATGTTCCGCGTTTCTTCGA GAAAGCCAAAGATTCCTGTGGACGGGACGTGTGGCTGACGAACGGGACTTACTGGAAGATCCGGGAGAGTCCAGGTTTTGctaaaactgaaaacataaCTCTGTGGTGA
- the osbpl7 gene encoding oxysterol-binding protein-related protein 7 isoform X2, which yields MDSHGSSLNRSHSQASGLEKSSPSWNKPSHSRSSSTVSSRHSRQIIKDWEVIDDLHIEIHPAADSPPDMTTPGICEGYLLKRRKWPLKGWHKRYFVLEAGILRYSKNQQDVSRGRVQGSLDVGLAVMSINKKSNRIDLDAGDILYHMKAKSHELFYIWVTKLQAHRLFKKNEAAHAHGGFVHTSSPGAAAGQDQRNGDLSAAGAPHSAGAPGALPSANTGANSKVSAWLQQSQAPDTCAQDLNRCHLDLSELNRLIQRLQALEVGQAFTNGDLQKIISTQNLSLEKPKKPKSGKIWGHSRTLSRVEALGMLSSSHLGSSSHHGASVPSIPDYVYSQLSPPTAASPEGKTIQQDICATSLRVLASLKSVHETLSQERQKLQAVWESNNIHQSNTLAEPAAGRRPSHGPPSVTPSEYFDASDDIICGSSSEVSEESGLSDGSTTNSEPEEGHASATRKYRASISRTPDSAVPKSTGRRTRLPSPCPDNSHVGLMAILYNNIGKDLARVSMPAALNEPVNLLQRLCEELEYSELLDTANNTADPYQRMVYIAAFAISGYSAATFRNRYKPFNPVLGETYECVREDRGFRFISEQVCHHPPISACHADSENFSFWQDQRWKNKFWGKSLEILPTGMVNVTLPRYGDHYEWNKVVTCINNVLSQQRYLEHYGEVTIQNLRSNVCTCKITFVKSRYWGSDTNKNEVQGAVLDQSGSVIHRFGGLWHEGIFCDTLPTPKCVWKPNPQPKDHLLFYGFSTFALELNELSARLRPLLPPTDSRLRPDQRMLEEGDVEESDRQKDAIEGFQRERRNQLAKRGEQHVPRFFEKAKDSCGRDVWLTNGTYWKIRESPGFAKTENITLW from the exons ATGGACTCGCACGGCTCGTCGCTCAACCGCAGCCACTCGCAGGCGAGTGGCCTGGAGAAGTCGTCGCCGTCGTGGAACAAGCCGTCCCACTCTCGGAGCAGCAGCACCGTGTCGTCCCGCCACTCCAGACAG ATTATCAAAGACTGGGAAGTGATCGACGACCTTCATATAGAAATTCACCCGGCGGCCGACAGCCCCCCGGACATGACGACCCCGGGCATCTGCGAAGGTTATCTTCtcaagaggaggaagtggccACTGAAAGGCTGGCACAAG CGATACTTTGTCTTGGAAGCGGGGATCTTGCGCTACTCCAAAAATCAACAAGAT GTCTCCAGGGGACGAGTGCAGGGCTCCCTGGACGTCGGCCTCGCTGTGATGTCCATAAACAAGAAATCGAACCGCATCGACTTGGATGCGGGGGACATCCTCTATCACATGAAG GCAAAGAGCCACGAACTCTTCTACATCTGGGTGACCAAGCTACAAGCCCACCGCCTGTTCAAGAAGAACGAGGCGGCTCACGCTCACGGCGGCTTCGTCCACACGTCGTCGCCCGGCGCTGCGGCCGGACAGGATCAGAGAAACGGAGATCTG AGCGCCGCAGGGGCGCCACATTCAGCCGGCGCACCAGGAGCTCTGCCCTCAGCCAACACTGGTGCCAACAGCAAGGTGTCCGCCTGGCTGCAGCAGAGTCAGGCCCCAGACACCTGCGCTCAAG ATCTGAACCGGTGCCATCTGGACCTGTCCGAGCTGAACCGCCTGATCCAGAGGCTGCAGGCGCTGGAGGTGGGCCAGGCCTTCACCAACGGGGACCTGCAGAAAATCATCAGCACGCAG AATCTCTCACTCGAGAAGCCGAAGAAGCCAAAGTCGGGGAAGATTTGGGGTCACTCTCGCACGCTGTCCCGAGTGGAGGCGCTGGGAATG CTGTCCTCCAGTCACCTGGGCAGCTCGTCTCACCACGGTGCGTCGGTCCCCTCCATCCCCGACTACGTCTACTCTCAGCTGTCGCCTCCGACCGCCGCGTCGCCCGAGGGCAAGACGATCCAGCAGGACATCTGTGCCACGTCGCTGCGAG TGCTCGCATCCCTGAAGTCGGTGCACGAGACTCTGTCCCAGGAGCGGCAGAAACTACAGGCGGTCTGGGAATCCAACAACATCCACCAGTCGAACACGTTGGCCGAG CCTGCAGCAGGGCGCCGTCCATCCCACGGGCCTCCCTCAGTGACTCCGAGTGAGTACTTTGACGCCAGCGATGACATCATCTGCGGCAGTTCCTCCGAGGTGTCGGAAGAATCGGGTCTGAGTGATGGAAGCACGACGAACTCGGAGCCAGAGGAAGGACACG CGTCAGCCACCCGGAAGTACCGTGCAAGCATTTCCAGGACTCCGGACAGCGCCGTTCCCAAAAGCACCGGCCGCCGAACCAGGCTCCCCTCTCCGTGTCCCGACAACAGCCACGTGGGCCTCATGGCGATCCTCTACAATAACATAG gtAAAGACCTGGCTCGCGTGTCCATGCCCGCCGCGCTCAACGAGCCCGTCAACCTGCTGCAGCGGCTGTGTGAGGAGCTGGAGTACAGCGAGCTGCTGGACACGGCCAACAACACGGCCGACCCCTACCAGAGGATG GTTTACATCGCTGCCTTCGCGATCTCCGGTTACTCCGCGGCGACGTTCAGGAACCGCTACAAACCCTTCAACCCGGTGCTGGGTGAGACGTACGAGTGCGTCAGGGAGGACCGCGGCTTCCGCTTCATCAGCGAGCAG GTCTGCCACCATCCGCCGATCTCCGCCTGCCACGCCGACTCGGAGAACTTCTCTTTTTGGCAAG ACCAGCGATGGAAGAATAAATTCTGGGGGAAGTCGCTGGAGATCCTGCCGACCGGGATGGTGAATGTGACTCTTCCGAG GTACGGCGACCACTACGAGTGGAACAAGGTGGTGACGTGCATCAACAACGTCCTCAGTCAGCAGCGCTACCTGGAGCACTACGGCGAGGTCACCATCCAGAACCTCAGGAGCAACGTCTGCACCTGCAAGATCACCTTCGTCAAG TCTCGTTACTGGGGTTCGGACACGAACAAGAACGAGGTGCAGGGCGCCGTGCTGGACCAGAGCGGGAGTGTGATCCACCGCTTCGGAGGCCTGTGGCACGAGGGCATCTTCTGCGACACTCTGCCGACCCCCAAATGCGTCTGGAAGCCGA ATCCCCAGCCCAAGGATCACCTGCTGTTCTACGGCTTCTCCACCTTCGCCCTGGAGCTGAATGAGCTCAGCGCCCGCCTGAGGCCTCTGCTGCCTCCGACGGACAGCCGCCTGCGCCCCGACCAGCG GAtgctggaggagggagacgtGGAGGAGTCGGACAGGCAGAAGGACGCGATCGAGGGATTTCAGAGGGAGCGGAGGAACCAGCTGGCCAAAAGGGGCGAGCAGCATGTTCCGCGTTTCTTCGA GAAAGCCAAAGATTCCTGTGGACGGGACGTGTGGCTGACGAACGGGACTTACTGGAAGATCCGGGAGAGTCCAGGTTTTGctaaaactgaaaacataaCTCTGTGGTGA